The following are encoded together in the Triticum dicoccoides isolate Atlit2015 ecotype Zavitan chromosome 6B, WEW_v2.0, whole genome shotgun sequence genome:
- the LOC119325950 gene encoding NEP1-interacting protein-like 2, whose product MEVAAAGEPAPAGEWLEERGVDAVYLPRLIAGVISGALTGLFALAGALTGAVTGALAGRASDSGVLRGAGLGAIAGAVLSIEVLEASRAYWCSDRLGTCSMADFIEQLLHARFVQQQLGSSAHMAYRWQLSIPDFGHDDVYDIFGDISSRGLSREALEKLPHYVVADQVQAEAQGKSGENMSCAICLQDMVAGETARRLPTCSHAFHQLCVDKWLISHGSCPVCRQHV is encoded by the exons ATGGAGGTTGCCGCGGCGGGAGAGCCGGCGCCCGCGGGCGAGTGGCTGGAGGAGCGCGGCGTGGACGCCGTGTACCTCCCCAGGCTGATCGCCGGCGTCATCTCCGGCGCGCTCACCGGCCTCTTCGCTCTCG ctgGAGCATTGACTGGAGCCGTCACCGGCGCGCTGGCGGGCAGGGCCTCCGACAGCGGCGTTCTCCGGGGAGCTGGACTGGGAGCGATCGCCGGGGCCGTCCTCTCCATCGAGGTTCTCGAGGCGTCTCGCGCGTACTGGTGCTCGGACCGGCTCGGCACATGCTCCATG GCAGATTTCATAGAGCAGCTCCTTCATGCCCGGTTTGTGCAACAGCAGCTTGGATCCTCGGCACATATGGCGTACCGTTGGCAG CTCAGCATACCGGATTTTGGGCACGATGATGTGTACGACATCTTCGGGGACATTTCATCGAGGGGGCTTTCGAGGGAGGCACTGGAGAAATTACCACACTACGTGGTAGCTGATCAGGTTCAGGCTGAGGCTCAGGGCAAATCGGGTGAAAACATGTCTTGCGCCATCTGTCTACAG GATATGGTAGCCGGTGAGACGGCGAGAAGGTTGCCCACTTGCTCCCATGCTTTTCATCAGCTCTGCGTGGACAAATGGCTCATTAGCCACGGATCATGCCCTGTGTGTCGGCAACATGTGTAA